Proteins from one Limanda limanda chromosome 4, fLimLim1.1, whole genome shotgun sequence genomic window:
- the zgc:158258 gene encoding specifically androgen-regulated gene protein, producing the protein MPESDTWPGGVGLETMSGMDSAGSCDSVLSANSGFSDDSLEHLSAEEKACLMFLEETIESLDTEEDSGLSNDDPDQMPTPGNLAIKLADLSASLSKSKLNDSQKHPSRENMKENADTKPLQSYLVPTPLVMAGGALSSVSSTKPGGPPDSNLSKPQIAPSSNKSHQKPNKKPVVHFEVNVVIPPPTKPKDSSVRTAEGPLPRGPLSYDALVYLQRSASTKKTPLCPTVDHTIESDKRPPALMEGPNFGNMPRSEKSHPESTRLNISPPVVAPKPKTIPASIAAKAQNGASSITNTLYSIKHAKDPEVVRQKALLKLGLLKDQENETLAPLPPPKPHSTLDPTPRRFTRGSSNGNPPRSPSFSYSQVPKNKPLHSSASFHHCSRADPQSASVPHPVQPKGLKTDALGDGRTGGNCPERGHITGAGPVKTTSAAQPQKPSNSVGYSVMVVPGMGADRREALRKLGLLKH; encoded by the exons ATGCCGGAGAGCGATACCTGGCCAGGTGGCGTGGGGTTGGAGACGATGAGCGGCATGGACTCTGCCGGCAGCTGTGACAGCGTCCTCAGTGCCAATTCTGGCTTT AGCGATGACAGTCTGGAGCACCTGTCTGCTGAGGAGAAAGCCTGCCTCATGTTTCTCGAGGAAACGATTGAGTCTCTGGACACCGAGGAGGATAGTGGACTGTCCAATGACGATCCCGACCAGATGCCCACTCCTGGTAATCTCGCCATCAAACTGGCTGACCTGTCGGCCTCCTTGAGCAAGAGCAAGCTGAACG ATTCACAGAAACATCCCTCCAGagaaaacatgaaggagaacgcTGACACTAAACCCCTCCAGAGCTACCTTGTTCCTACTCCTCTTGTTATGGCAGGCGGCGCTCTCTCTTCTGTGTCCAGCACCAAACCAGGCGGTCCTCCAGATTCAAACCTCTCCAAGCCTCAGATCGCACCTTCAAGCAACAAATCTCATCAAAAACCCAACAAGAAACCTGTTGTTCACtttgaagtgaatgttgtgatACCTCCTCCCACGAAACCCAAGGACAGCTCAGTCAGGACAGCGGAGGGTCCTTTACCTCGAGGACCTCTGTCGTACGATGCGCTTGTTTATCTGCAAAGGAGTGCGTCCACGAAGAAGACCCCTCTATGCCCCACAGTCGATCACACTATAGAATCGGACAAGCGTCCTCCTGCCTTGATGGAAGGACCGAACTTCGGAAACATGCCGAGATCTGAGAAGTCCCACCCAGAGTCTACCAGGCTGAACATAAGTCCTCCGGTTGTGGCACCTAAACCCAAAACGATTCCTGCCAGCATTGCTGCAAAAGCACAGAACGGAGCTTCGTCGATCACAAACACTTTGTACAGTATCAAGCATGCGAAAGACCCTGAGGTGGTGAGACAGAAGGCTTTGCTGAAGCTCGGCCTCCTGAAAGATCAAGAAAATGAGACACTTGCTCCACTACCTCCCCCTAAACCTCACTCCACTTTGGACCCAACACCTAGAAGATTCACAAGAGGTTCATCGAACGGTAATCCACCGAGAAGCCCATCGTTTTCCTATTCTCAAGTGCCCAAGAACAAGCCTCTGCACAGCAGCGCCAGTTTCCATCACTGCTCGAGAGCTGACCCTCAGTCTGCATCGGTACCACATCCTGTTCAGCCCAAAGGATTAAAGACAGATGCTCTGGGGGACGGAAGGACAGGTGGGAACTGTCCTGAGCGAGGACACATCACAGGAGCTGGGCCAGTGAAGAccacctctgcagctcagcctcaGAAACCCTCAAACTCTGTAGGATATTCTGTCATGGTGGTGCCGGGGATGGGAGCTGATCGGAGGGAAGCACTCAGAAAACTTGGACTTCTTAAACACTGA